Below is a genomic region from Methanococcus vannielii SB.
ATTAGGGTTAACTATATATATTGTAATGATTAATGTATGTAGGCAACTATATGGAAGACCTGAAAAGGCGGAACGCCATTAATAGGTTGCTTGTTTTTAAAAGATTAACAACTACTCTAAAAACGACTAGTTCTACACAAAAATAAAACACAAGGGGTACTAGTTAACTATCAAAGGAGGTTATACTATGGGTATGAAAAAAAATAGACCTCGTAGAGGTTCTCTAGCATTTAGCCCAAGGAAAAGAGCTAAGAAATTAGTTCCTAAAATCAGATCATGGCCTGCTGATAAAAAAGTAGGACTTCAGGCATTTCCAGTATACAAAGCAGGTACTACCCATGCTTTATTAGTAGAAAACAACCCTAAAAGCCCAAACAATGGGCAGGAAGTATTTTCCCCAGTAACCGTATTGGAAACACCTGAAATTACTGTTGCAGGTATTAGGGCATACGGAAAAACGACAAAAGGCTTAAAAGCTTTAACTGAAGTTTGGGCAAAGCAACAGGACAAAGAATTAGGAAGAAAGTTAACCGTTACAAAAAAGGAAGAAATAAAAACAGTAGAATCATTAGATGCTGTTTTAGAAAAAACGGTTGATTTAAGAGTAATCGTACACACTAATCCTAAAACTACAGGAATCCCTAAGAAAAAACCTGAAGTTGTTGAAATTAGAGTTGGCGGTTCCTCAGTCGCTGAAAAATTAGCTTACGCTAAAGATATTTTAGGCAAAACGCTCTCAATCAATGATGTATTTGAAACTGGAGAATTTATCGACACTTTGGCAGTTACCAAAGGTAAAGGATTCCAAGGCCCAGTTAAAAGATGGGGCGTAAAAATACAGTTTGGAAAGCACCAAAGAAAAGGTGTAGGTAGACAGACCGGTTCAATCGGGCCATGGAGACCAAAAAGAGTTATGTGGACTGTTCCATTAGCGGGTCAAATGGGTTTCCACCAGAGAACCGAATACAATAAGAGAATCTTAAAATTAGGCAGCGAAGGTGCTGAAATTACACCTAAAGGAGGATTCTTAAACTACGGTGCTGTTAAAAACGGTTACGTTGTAGTTAAGGGAACTGTTCAAGGCCCTGCAAAAAGATTAGTAGTTTTAAGAGGAGCTGTAAGACCTGCTGAAGATAAATTCGGATTACCGGAAGTTACTTACATCAGCAAAGAGTCCAAACAAGGAAACTAATTACTCAAAAACACGAGCAGGTGTAACTTATGAATGTTAAGGTTTACAATTTAGATGGTTCTGAAAAAGGGGCAATTGAATTACCTAGCGTATTTGAAACAGAATACCGGCCAGATGTAATTAAAAGAGCAGTAATTTCATCATTAACTGCACGATTGCAACCAAAAGGTTCCGACCCATTAGCTGGTTACAGAACTTCAGCAAAATCAATCGGAAAGGGACACGGTAAGGCAAGAGTAAGAAGAACCGCACAAGGTGCAGGTGCATTTGTACCTCAAGCTGTTGGCGGTAGACGAGCTCACCCTCCAAAAGTTGAAAAAATATTATTCGAAAGAATAAACAGAAAAGAAAGATTAAAAGCTTTAGCAAGTGCTATTGCAGCTTCGGCAAATTCAGAAATTGTTGCAGCAAGAGGACACAAAATCGAAGGAGTTCCTTCATTACCTTTAGTTGTAAATGCTGAATTTGAGAGCCTTGTAAAAACAAAAGAAGTTTTAAGTGTATTTAAAGCTTTAAAATTAGAAGCTGACTTAGAAAGAGCTAAAGACGGCATTAAAATTAAAGCTGGAAGAGCAAAATTAAGAGGAAGAAAATACAAAAAACCAAGAAGTGTCTTGGTTGTTGTAGGCGATGCATGTGACGCAGTTGCTGCATCAAGAAACCTTGCAGGTGTTGATGTAATTACGGCTAATGATTTAAGCGCAATACACATTGCACCCGGAACAATGGCTGGAAGACTAACACTCTGGACTGAAAATGCCATTGAAAAATTAAAGGAAAGATTTTAAGATTAATCTGAGGTGAATGGCATGGATGCCTTTGATGTTATAAAAACACCAATCGTTAGTGAAAAAACAATGAAACTCATTGAAGAAGAAAATCGATTGGTATTTTACGTTGAAAGAAAAGCTACAAAAGAAGATATTAAAGAAGCAATTAAACAGTTATTCAATGCTGAAGTTGCTGAAGTAAACACGAACATTACTCCAAAAGGACAGAAAAAAGCATACATAAAATTAAAAGACGAATACAACGCTGGAGAAGTAGCTGCAAGCTTAGGAATCTATTAATTAATTTAAGAAAACACTATTGAGTAATATGGTGATATAATGGGTAAAAGACTAATTTCCCAGAATAGAGGGAGAGGTACTCCAAAATACAGATCCCCGTCCCACAAAAGGAAAGGTGAAGTTAAGTACAGAAGTTACGACGAAATGGAAAAAGTCGGAAAAGTTCTTGGAACCGTTATTGATGTACTTCATGATCCTGGACGATCTGCACCAGTAGCAAAAGTAAGATTTGCTAATGGAGAAGAAAGATTAGTATTAATTCCAGAAGGAATTTCAGTTGGCGAGCAGATTGAATGCGGTATAAGCGCTGAAATAAAACCTGGAAACGTTTTACCACTTGGAGAAATTCCAGAAGGTATCCCAGTATACA
It encodes:
- a CDS encoding 50S ribosomal protein L3 produces the protein MGMKKNRPRRGSLAFSPRKRAKKLVPKIRSWPADKKVGLQAFPVYKAGTTHALLVENNPKSPNNGQEVFSPVTVLETPEITVAGIRAYGKTTKGLKALTEVWAKQQDKELGRKLTVTKKEEIKTVESLDAVLEKTVDLRVIVHTNPKTTGIPKKKPEVVEIRVGGSSVAEKLAYAKDILGKTLSINDVFETGEFIDTLAVTKGKGFQGPVKRWGVKIQFGKHQRKGVGRQTGSIGPWRPKRVMWTVPLAGQMGFHQRTEYNKRILKLGSEGAEITPKGGFLNYGAVKNGYVVVKGTVQGPAKRLVVLRGAVRPAEDKFGLPEVTYISKESKQGN
- the rpl4p gene encoding 50S ribosomal protein L4; translated protein: MNVKVYNLDGSEKGAIELPSVFETEYRPDVIKRAVISSLTARLQPKGSDPLAGYRTSAKSIGKGHGKARVRRTAQGAGAFVPQAVGGRRAHPPKVEKILFERINRKERLKALASAIAASANSEIVAARGHKIEGVPSLPLVVNAEFESLVKTKEVLSVFKALKLEADLERAKDGIKIKAGRAKLRGRKYKKPRSVLVVVGDACDAVAASRNLAGVDVITANDLSAIHIAPGTMAGRLTLWTENAIEKLKERF
- a CDS encoding 50S ribosomal protein L23 is translated as MDAFDVIKTPIVSEKTMKLIEEENRLVFYVERKATKEDIKEAIKQLFNAEVAEVNTNITPKGQKKAYIKLKDEYNAGEVAASLGIY